The DNA window TTTTAGAGAACATATGCCATACTGATGGTTCATATGCTGGTGCATGTTCTTCGCTTCTAGCCTGCATATATCATAGCTTTTCATATCAGAATAACAATCACTCTCATCTTATGTGACAAAGTTCGTTGTTCCAACTACATTTATCAGTATTATACACTTcacaatggttttttttttaatcatcgAATGTGCCTTcttatttttcatataataatgataataaatttttGATACACCGTACAATAAAGGAGGAGTATAGAAGAGAAGAGAGTGGTTATTTTGGACGTCGATTTATGCAGTCGAGGTGGAAAGCTGGAGGTTATGAAGAGTGGTGATGAAGATAATGTAAAGGTTGAGGGCTGAAGAAGTGTTGACAAAGTGTAGGCTTAGTATTCTAGAAGGGTTGATCTTTTTTTCATCGTTCCCGGAAGTATTTATAGGTAGGAGTTCCGTGTAAGATGATGTTAACGTGTTGGACTTGCCATCTAGTCATCATTACAAAACACATGGAAGGGATATTTTCAATAAGATAAGGATATTTATGACAAATAGTTGAGCTTACGTGGTGTTTGGTGACCAACAACTTCGTGTTTCCAATGAAGATTAGGTCATCCATTACCCGGGTAGGCATCTCGAAAAGCTCATAGGTGACCTCTCGATCTGTTGGTGGTAGGCTTATCGTTCAGGTGCCTTCTTGGCTTGCCATATGTCTCGACGCGAATGGGGTATAACAATATTCTCTCTCCTCTGAGTCGAGAGGAGGGTTATAAAATTACTTTTCTGGAGATGCTTTGATATGATAGCTTCCTCTTTTCCAAGTTGTTCTGGATGGTGACTTTATTTTATGATGAAACATTATATCTAAAGTTAGATTAATTTATCTCGATGCATAAGTTTCAACTTTCAAATAAGTAAAATtccgtgtttagattcgagaggattgagtcctaacgtattgggttctaattttcttcgttgaatctaataATCGcgaatgctctttaataaaaaaaacacaaaaagctCATTGTcaggaattcaatacgttgtgtcctaacgcattggatatgacacgttttCTCAAgatgaagatttttttttaaaaataataataaaggcaatattcaatgtttagaattttgaaaagttgtgccctaacgtattgggctgcgatttcttcatctgGCTTACACATTTTTGAGGAGGTaaaatatcatgccctaactcattgggtgtgatattttttCTCTCCGAAATATGAGGTTCTTAACGGGTAActtgttttatataagttttttttacaaaggatcgtattttaaatctctttaaagtttctaatttttgacattaagatattaaataatcaattaggtaccaatttttgggcgttacgagggtgctaatccttcctcatacgtaactaactcccgaacctatttttttgaatttcgcagaccaaaagcattgttttaataaatctaaaccgtttattaaaaataatcattttacaaGGTAACCCGATCACATCTcgtcaaaaaaagattggtggcgactcctattttcgttttttttttcaaaaaccaagtcgaccccgttttcaaaaaaaatagtgtcaacagttagtattattaattaattatgaattttcatcaaagCAACcctaaaacatataattaaacataaaaaaatctaaCATCTATctttaaataccaaaatatataacttcaCCCCAATATAAACACTTTTTACTATAATAATGCAACATACTAACGAAATCAAGTAAGACGGTTTTTTACTATAATAATATGCACATTTATTACCTCTGCAAATACTACGATTTTCTTCTACTTGGGAGAAGAAAAGTTCTTAAAATATCAGCCTCCCCCCCTCCCCCccaatacatacatacatacatacatacatatcttAGTCCAATGATTGCGAAAAGACTGCAaactatatgtatattttaaaaagGATGGAACTCTTCTATTGTGATAGTATTATTGTTCATTTCTCCCTCCTTTTTGCATTTGGTTTTTTCAGGTTATTAAAGGGAGAAAGAATCCTCCCTCTCCTGTAGTGCCAGACCTCATTAACATCTGTATAATGATCTACATGAACATGCAGGCctcctttttgttttcttacaCAAAGTAATGGAGGGTGATACAATTACAAACGCCAAAGATCGGTTATCCTTGGGGAAAGCCGAGGGGGATAAGGTGGCCTGTAGCCTGCTCCAGCCACCTGGTTCAGCTCTGAACAAGATTGTACAATTCAGAAAGAACTATAGTATTTGTATAATGTATCCATTCCTCACAACTAACTTGAGACTTCATGGTGGTTCTCAAGGTTCCGAAGTACAATTTTAGTGAAAATTTTGGCTTGAATAGGGGCTGTTGATGCAGCAGCAGTAGCACGTAAGACCCTAGCTGCTCCTGCTTTCTGAAGGAGGCATGAATGGTGCATTGCATGCCGTCCCCCGGGCATCGTAAACTGCAGGGAAAAAGCATTCTTAAGTTGTTGTAGcattttattaattgaattcaaaatataatcatttttagTAAAAAGGAGAGGGAGAATAGGTGCTTGCCTGTAAAAGAGCAAATGCAGAACAGGACTTTCGTATGGAAGAAGGGTCTCTTAACATTCTCACATATCTGTCAATCTCAGCTCCGCTGAAGAGGCACGTAAAGGAAAGTGATAGATAACATATTAGAACACATAGATAATTCTGAAGGTAATAACTATGAAATAGAAAAGGTAAGAACCATGAGAAGTGGCAAGTGCATGCAAATATCATATGTTCTACAAGCAATGCGGATTTTGGATAGTGTTAGAGacttgattaaaatattaaatagattaataGTATATGCAATTAGTACAAACACTAGCTGTTACTTCTTAAATCTTACTACCAAAAATAGATACGAAATCATCGGTTTCATCTTTAGAGTATAAAATACTAATGTTGAAAAACCAAACCTGCATCTTAGATGCCCTGCTTCAGGTATTCTTATGGCTTCTGCTATCTGTGCCAAAGCTGTGGGGACTAATGTTGCAGCAGCAGCATTAAAGGTTTGTGGTTCATAAAATGAGCTCACAAACTCTTCGACATGTTTCAAGGCCATCCTTCCAACCCCATCTATGTTCAGACTCTTTGAACTGCCCTGTGATGAAGGCGAAGGCCCCACTGGCACCGCTGAGTCTATTCTGTAAATTGATAAGCCAAAATTTACACCTcaaaagtaaattttaaaatcaatgcCATTTATTTACCAAATATTAATTAAGATTCTTTTATCTTCATATTTAGTTCTCTTCAAAGCAGTCTCATAACATTTTTCCCATGAAAAATGTGCCTTCATATTAGCCTTTGCCTATTCATGATAACTTTCAGAAAATGGTTTGACATACCTCCCATCAAACATGTAAACCAAGGCCAATGCAGCCATAAAACGTGccatttttgaatttgatgaagaGCATAGATGAACAAGGGGTTGAACTCCGTCATCTTGTATTATACGAAGAGCATTATCACGATAAAAAGCCAAATTCCAGAGAGCTCCGGCAGCGGTCTCATGGACATCCTGAAAATCAAACAAATACCAAGGCCTTACCATGCAGTTAAGTTCAACAACTTATGAATGGTCAGCCCAGAGGAATGCATATTGCACTTTGTTACAAAAGATGCATTAGTAACATATCAACAATGAAAGGAATTAAGGCAAATGCACTAGAGCTGACAGATAGTGAGTATTCACAAAAGAATTACAATATGTAAGGAACATCATCTTGAACTAATTTTGAGAAAAACGGCTCATTTGAGAGAGTCGAGAGTGAAAAACTTACTTCAACATCTGAGCTGGCTAACGCAATAAGTGGAGCTATACCACCTTGTCGTCCAATAGCAGTGCTGCACgaatataaaatatatcaatatgtATCATAAATTGCAAGGAGATGCCTTCTTTAAGAAATCTGACACTAATATATCAAAAAGACCATTTATAACAAAAAGAATAAAGAGATTGACTTTTTCAGTTTGACATAATGTTAAACTACTAAAGCCTAAATAATTGTAGACCAAAACATTCTGTTGAGACATGGAACACATGAGATGAGTTAAAAGCAGAGCTTAAGGTTTATACATGTACTAAATGCTTCAAATTATAAACTAAACAGCATGAACAAGGCCATCATCACTTCAATTTGGTTACGCCGAAATATCTTGATATGATGTTATATAGTACCAAAGAAAAGAGGAACATATTTCACCTAAGAACCatttatacaaatattatttcataatttaaacattGAACAATTAAAGCAAAGAAGTTTCAGTTTCCTAGTACACCTGTTAGTTTCAGATACTGACAATCCCCAAAGAGCACCTGCAGCTCTTTCTTGAAGACCTTGGGAAGCATCTAAGCTAGATTGAGCCAGGGCAACCTAATCATGCAAAATCAGAGTAAAATTTCAAAACCTGCAAGGAAGCTGATAGATAAATAATATATCTTTGCCAAAGCTACAACTGAGGTGAGGGTTATCAGTTAAAGCCCATAGAATTATAAACTTTCTTGTTCATAGTTTGTATAGGGGGCAGTTGCTAATGCTAATAGATTCATTAAGGCAAAGAGATTCATCAACATAAATTGCTCTCACAATATCAAACAATATCATCCTTGGGAATTCTTTGAAGAAACCTTCAACAACCCCTCAATTCACACCAAGATATCCATTCATGAGTGAAAAGCAGAATCAAAATGGTTTATGAACGGAAAGAACAATGAGAAAAATCTGGTCAATATTCAAAAGAACTATGTGTTGCTACCTGAAAGAACTATGTGTTGTCAACAATATTGGATCACATTGTTGGTATTACAGTAATTATAACTGCAAGCTGCATAGGAATTACCATGGGCGTGCTCTAACCAGGGATATGATCAAATGAAGACCAACAAATATGCAAAACTTGAGATAATTGCTTTTTTGATCCATCAGATGTAAAATAAAACAGCATAATAATTActtgaaagatgaaataataagATTTATCATGCACTTAACCATACCAGTGCCTCAACACCACCAACTGCTGAGATTGCTTCTCGATTTTTGTCATCAAATGACAAATTCCATAAAGCACCAGCCGCTTCCTGCCTGCTTTTATTAgatatgaaaagataaaatgGCATTTCCAAGGATGGAGTTATGAGTCAGGACATAGCTTAATACATCCAATTACAGTCTCTGTAACATTTTGGGTAAATCCCAAGAGCCTAGGTAAGTGATAATGAAAACACGATAAATTGCCATCTCCTTAAGTACATTCTAGAAGTGGCTATTATTAAACCCggaaatataaaagtaaaatagatTACCTTATGCCTTCATTTTGGGAATAAGTAAGTTGCACCAATGCTTCCAATGCACCTGCTTCTTGCCCAATAGCAGCATTATTGCTGTTGCTATCCCCATGAGCAGCCAAATTAGCCAGCGCACGAGCAGCCTAGACAAGAGGAGGAGAAAATCTTATTTGACCAGAAAAGTTGAAGATCATCTGCTATATCATTTATCAATCCACAGGATAATTTAAAAACCAAATATGACAATTTTCCTTGTCTTGGAACTAAAAATCTTGATAAAAGAATATCGTTATTACATTCTTCTATACCATGTTGGATAAACATAGAGTAGAAGGAGCTATAACCTTTATACATTCTAAGTGAATATTAGATACACATTCAATTGTAAATGCAAAGATAATCTGAACTTCAGGGCCTCAGTTCTAAGTTACTAATAACTATATCACCTTAGTATGCATGACATAAATAGTCTTGGTCAATGCTTTAATCATCTCGTAGTTCTCATTAATGCAGATCCATAATCTTTCAAAAGGGCTTctaaaatatctatttattatcCTAAAGTATATTGATCAATAACAaactaacaaaaacaaaaaccatCCTCATCACAAAAATGATCATTGATGCTTCTCAATGTAAATAGAAAGGAAACCCAAAACACCTGCTCTTGCACTCCTTCAAATTTGCAAGTCCGAGCAAGCATTACCAAAGCATGGATACCACCAGCCAAAGCCACCTCCACGCTGCATTTTTCATCAGCTCCCAAATTTGCCAGTGCTCCAGTTGCACGTTCCTATCATTTAGAAAGGGCTCACAATTTATCTCAAGCAAGTTGACAAATATGTGTTGGAAGGAACAGTTAAGAGATACATACAAGAAGTACATCAGTGCTGGAAGGTGGCCATTTGAATATAAGGTCAACTAAAGCCTTTACACCACCTGCCTCTGCAATAGCACCCTGAAAAGGAACTGTGTTGAGTAAAGATAGCTATTTGGAAGATAATCAAGTTCTTCAGTTTTCACAACCTTATGTTCATCCCCTACAGAAAGATTCCACAGCCCTCCAGCAGCCTCTTCTGCCACTAATCTATTCGTTGATTTTGCTAAATTAGCAAGGATATCGATTCCTCCACTTTCAGCAACAGCTTTTGCAACTTTAGAATCAATGGACAAGTTTGCTATAGCCTGCATCCATAATGTGCAGTTTACAAGCAACTCATTAAATGAAGTGGAGCATTTTATAAGAGAATAATTTCTAAACAATATTTTGAGGTTTATCATCTAACTTCAATCCTGGTAACTTCTAAACTTCCTTATATTCTGTGAATTATAAAGAAGGGTTTTTTTGTTCTTCTGGTATGTAATATATTCTCATAATGGAGGCAATGCATACTTTAGCTGCTTCAGACTGAAGGACCTCCTGACAAGATCTTGCAAGGTTCAAAAGCATCCTTATTCCATCTCCACATAAAATTGCCTCAGCTCTCTGGCAATGAACAGTGGCATCTTCATCATCAATGACTACAAAGGTTGCAACAGCAGTAGCTGCTCTTTCTTGAACTTCCTCCTGTGAACTCTGCAATAAACTGAGCAATACTGCTGCCCCTTGTGTGAGCCAAAAATCATCAAACTCCTTCAGGTTGTTTTCAGCAATACGCAGAAGTGAATGTGAAATGGCCCATTCAATCCAAACAACAACCTCATCCAAGTTTTTATCTCCATTCCTTATTTCCTTCCAATGCTGAAACACATCAGTAACACTTTCTAAATTGTCAGCGAATAATGATGCTACTCCCTTGACAATGTCACTGAAAAGAGTAAGCAAAATTCTGCCTTTGTTATTATGCATTGTGTTTCTGTCAACTTCGCCTTCAAAAACTGGACAATTCAAGGCAATCAATACTTTCAAATTTCGGGACAATGACAGAAATCTTTTAATAGCACTAAGATTTACATCAGTTCTTGAGACATCTAAACCCACCAATTGAGGTAACCTACTCCAAACTTGTGCTACAGATCCCCATTTTAGGTTTCTCGTCCCAGCAACAGATAAAAATTTTAGGGAACTCAAGTTTCCAAGAGCTACTTCATCAATGTTGTCAGATTCCACAAACCCAAGTTCCATTAACTGCCTACAATGCTTAGCCAAAGCATTTATGGCATCTCCATTAGCTTCCTTAACACCTGACATCCAAAGCCTCCTCAATCTTGGGCAGCAATATGCAAGTGCTTTGATTGCATCACTGCTGATTCGCTCACAAGGATCTGGGCCAAGATGAATGCTCTCAAGCATCTCATGTCTTGCTGCTATCACAGAAAGTGCAGCATCAGTAATGTCACGACAAAAATCACTGCTTATTTCTCGAAGTTCCCTTGCTTGAAGACTAACTATTGCATCTGCTGAGCCTGCTGCAGGAAATTTAAGTCTCTGGAGATTCTTGCATCGCAAGGAGAGTGAGACTGCAGCTGCAGTATCAAATTTGTAAGACCGGAGGTCCAGTGACCCCCATAAACAGGGCAAAGAACCTAAGAGCCTAAATGTTCGACAAGTTGATGCCAAACTAGCTCGATCTCGATAATTCAAATAAGAGAAGAGCTGAATAACTGTATCATCAGGCAAGGTTGTCCAATCAACTCCACAAACTGTAGCTGAATTCAAACCTCCACTATCGAGTGTCTCCAAACTAATGTTTGTCTGATATTTTTCCTCACTATGTGAACATTTTTGCCTCACTCTTTCACTCATATCCTACAAGTTTTGGACCACTGCAAGCAAAGAAATAATATGACAAAATCACAGGTTCACTCAATAAGAACTCCAAATTCTCAAGGGAAAAAAATTCATAAGCTTGAACACAAGTAATCTTTCAATTGAAAAAACAATGAAAGAATTTCAATAAACAGGCTTCATTCTTTTCCCAAATAT is part of the Gossypium hirsutum isolate 1008001.06 chromosome D11, Gossypium_hirsutum_v2.1, whole genome shotgun sequence genome and encodes:
- the LOC107912052 gene encoding protein ARABIDILLO 1 isoform X1 — its product is MSERVRQKCSHSEEKYQTNISLETLDSGGLNSATVCGVDWTTLPDDTVIQLFSYLNYRDRASLASTCRTFRLLGSLPCLWGSLDLRSYKFDTAAAVSLSLRCKNLQRLKFPAAGSADAIVSLQARELREISSDFCRDITDAALSVIAARHEMLESIHLGPDPCERISSDAIKALAYCCPRLRRLWMSGVKEANGDAINALAKHCRQLMELGFVESDNIDEVALGNLSSLKFLSVAGTRNLKWGSVAQVWSRLPQLVGLDVSRTDVNLSAIKRFLSLSRNLKVLIALNCPVFEGEVDRNTMHNNKGRILLTLFSDIVKGVASLFADNLESVTDVFQHWKEIRNGDKNLDEVVVWIEWAISHSLLRIAENNLKEFDDFWLTQGAAVLLSLLQSSQEEVQERAATAVATFVVIDDEDATVHCQRAEAILCGDGIRMLLNLARSCQEVLQSEAAKAIANLSIDSKVAKAVAESGGIDILANLAKSTNRLVAEEAAGGLWNLSVGDEHKGAIAEAGGVKALVDLIFKWPPSSTDVLLERATGALANLGADEKCSVEVALAGGIHALVMLARTCKFEGVQEQAARALANLAAHGDSNSNNAAIGQEAGALEALVQLTYSQNEGISRQEAAGALWNLSFDDKNREAISAVGGVEALVALAQSSLDASQGLQERAAGALWGLSVSETNSTAIGRQGGIAPLIALASSDVEDVHETAAGALWNLAFYRDNALRIIQDDGVQPLVHLCSSSNSKMARFMAALALVYMFDGRIDSAVPVGPSPSSQGSSKSLNIDGVGRMALKHVEEFVSSFYEPQTFNAAAATLVPTALAQIAEAIRIPEAGHLRCSGAEIDRYVRMLRDPSSIRKSCSAFALLQFTMPGGRHAMHHSCLLQKAGAARVLRATAAASTAPIQAKIFTKIVLRNLENHHEVSS
- the LOC107912052 gene encoding protein ARABIDILLO 1 isoform X2 — translated: MSERVRQKCSHSEEKYQTNISLETLDSGGLNSATVCGVDWTTLPDDTVIQLFSYLNYRDRASLASTCRTFRLLGSLPCLWGSLDLRSYKFDTAAAVSLSLRCKNLQRLKFPAAGSADAIVSLQARELREISSDFCRDITDAALSVIAARHEMLESIHLGPDPCERISSDAIKALAYCCPRLRRLWMSGVKEANGDAINALAKHCRQLMELGFVESDNIDEVALGNLSSLKFLSVAGTRNLKWGSVAQVWSRLPQLVGLDVSRTDVNLSAIKRFLSLSRNLKVLIALNCPVFEGEVDRNTMHNNKGRILLTLFSDIVKGVASLFADNLESVTDVFQHWKEIRNGDKNLDEVVVWIEWAISHSLLRIAENNLKEFDDFWLTQGAAVLLSLLQSSQEEVQERAATAVATFVVIDDEDATVHCQRAEAILCGDGIRMLLNLARSCQEVLQSEAAKAIANLSIDSKVAKAVAESGGIDILANLAKSTNRLVAEEAAGGLWNLSVGDEHKGAIAEAGGVKALVDLIFKWPPSSTDVLLERATGALANLGADEKCSVEVALAGGIHALVMLARTCKFEGVQEQAARALANLAAHGDSNSNNAAIGQEAGALEALVQLTYSQNEGIRQEAAGALWNLSFDDKNREAISAVGGVEALVALAQSSLDASQGLQERAAGALWGLSVSETNSTAIGRQGGIAPLIALASSDVEDVHETAAGALWNLAFYRDNALRIIQDDGVQPLVHLCSSSNSKMARFMAALALVYMFDGRIDSAVPVGPSPSSQGSSKSLNIDGVGRMALKHVEEFVSSFYEPQTFNAAAATLVPTALAQIAEAIRIPEAGHLRCSGAEIDRYVRMLRDPSSIRKSCSAFALLQFTMPGGRHAMHHSCLLQKAGAARVLRATAAASTAPIQAKIFTKIVLRNLENHHEVSS